The window TCAACATGTACAAAGTAAGTAAACTAGTCGTATGAAAAACAGTATGTAAAAGGGGGAAGAAGATGTCTAGAATATCTTGGGATGAATATTTTATGGCTCAAAGTCATTTGTTAGCATTAAGAAGTACGTGTGAAAGGTTAGCTGTTGGTGCGACAATTGTACGTGATAAAAGAATTATCGCTGGTGGATACAACGGTTCCATTGCTGGTGGTGTTCATTGTATAGATGAAGGCTGTTACGTCATTGACAATCACTGTATAAGAACGATTCATGCAGAAATGAATGCGTTGCTGCAATGTGCAAAATTTGGTGTTCCAACTACAGATGCAGAAATTTATGTTACCCATTTCCCTTGTTTACAATGTTGTAAAGCTATTATTCAGGCTGGAATAAAAGTAGTTTATTATGCTATGGATTATAAAAACCATCCATATGCGATTCAACTTTTTGAACAAGCTGGTGTGAAGGTAGAACAAGTTAAAGGAAAAGAAAGTTTTGTACCGGATGAAGATAATGAGAAGTTAAAATTTATTACAGATATATTAGAAAAGTTAGAGAGAGCTGGAGCAGATGAAGACGAAATAAAGTCAATGTTCGAACGAGCGAATTCTTTATTTTCTGTAAAGGTGTAGCTTTTCTTGCAAAAAGGCACTTGTTTTTGGTTAGCAGTCGCAATGTGTATTGGAATAGCGCTAGCTGCTTTTTCTTTCCATATTGGGCTGCTACTACTAACAGTAATTTTTATATTATTTATCTATTCTCGTTTTCGCTCGTTACTGTTATGGATCCTTATCTTCACTTGTTTCTCAGCTTTATACTTTAGTCATACCGATAAAAATAATAAAACAGTCTACCATGACAAGGTGACAGATTTTTATGGTCATATCGTTTCACTAGTAGATATAGATGGGGATAAAATCTCGTTTGAAGTGATAACGATGGAGAAAGAAAAATTAATTGTAAATTACTTTTTGAAAAATGAAAGGGATAAAGTAAATGCAGAAAGTGTTTTGTATCCTGGTGCTTTTTGTCACTTTCAAGGTGAATTTAACCCCCCACCTCTACCGACTAATCCACACATGTTTGACTACAAAAAACATCTCTATGAAAGAAAAATACATTGGATAATTACGTTAAACAATGCCCCTATAAACTGTATAAAAGATTACAAAACGAATATCTTTATGGACTTGCAAAAGCATCGCCAAGAGGGAATCCGGCTGATTTTGGATAACACCCATCCAACTGTTCAGAGTTTTTTAATAGCACTAGTATTTGGAGAGAGAAGGTATATCGATGAGGAGGTTATTAACGCCTATCAAAAGCTAGGTTTAATTCACCTTTTAGCGATATCTGGATTGCATGTCGGTGTGCTATGTACAACTTTGTTCTTTTTGGGAATAAGAGTTGGATTAACGAAAGAGTCAATGTACAAAGTATTACTAATGTTTTTACCAATATACATACACCTGGCCGGGGGAGCACCTTCTGTATGGAGAGCATCCATTATGTCTTTTATCGTTATCTTATTGTTAATTCAAAACAAAAAGATAGCAGGGATAGATGTAATTGGAATGGCATGTACTATTTTGTTGTTTCTTAACCCATATTATTTATTCCACGTAGGTTTTCAACTGTCGTTTGCAGTAAGTGCATTCTTAATCTTATCTCATAAAATAATTCAGCGAACTAACTCGTATGTGCTTCAACTTTTTTTCGTATCTATTATTGCGCAATTGGCATCCTTTCCAATTATCATCTACCACTTTTATGAAATATCTATTTGGAGTATTTTCTTAAATGTTGTGTATGTACCTTTCTTTTCTTTGTTTGTTTTACCTTGTGCGTTAATGCTTTATATTTCGTTAAAATTTTTTCCTGTTCTTTATCCTATATTAGAGACAGTACTTCAATATCCACTCGCGTTTTTTAATTACATTGCCATTCAGTTTGCGGAAATTCCGATTGGACATTTTCTATTCGGAAAGCCCTCTATTTTAATAATGCTATTTTATTACATCACATTTATCTTTTTTTGCATTGCCGTTGAATTGCAACGGAAGAAGTTAATTCATTTTTCTATTGTATTCATTTTGTTGTTGCTTTTTTATCACTGGAATTCGCCACTATTCAATAAATATGGACAAGTAACGATGATCGATATTGGTCAGGGAGATGCTATTTTTATTCAACTTCCTTTCGGTAAAGGAAATTATTTAATCGATACAGGGGGAATACCTTCTATTCCTAGAGAAGAGTGGAGAAAAAGAAGAAAAGAATTTAATAATGGAGAAGGTGTTTTAGTACAAGTTTTAAAGGGGAATGGCATAAGAAAACTTGATAAATTAATTCTCACACACGGCCATTATGACCACGTAGGAAATGTAGAGATGTTATTGAAAAATATAGACGTGAAGAATATTTTAGTCCCTCCAGAGTTCGGGCAAGATGAATTTGAAAAAAATATTTTAGAGCTTGTAAGG is drawn from Bacillus alkalisoli and contains these coding sequences:
- a CDS encoding ComE operon protein 2, whose product is MSRISWDEYFMAQSHLLALRSTCERLAVGATIVRDKRIIAGGYNGSIAGGVHCIDEGCYVIDNHCIRTIHAEMNALLQCAKFGVPTTDAEIYVTHFPCLQCCKAIIQAGIKVVYYAMDYKNHPYAIQLFEQAGVKVEQVKGKESFVPDEDNEKLKFITDILEKLERAGADEDEIKSMFERANSLFSVKV
- a CDS encoding DNA internalization-related competence protein ComEC/Rec2; the protein is MQKGTCFWLAVAMCIGIALAAFSFHIGLLLLTVIFILFIYSRFRSLLLWILIFTCFSALYFSHTDKNNKTVYHDKVTDFYGHIVSLVDIDGDKISFEVITMEKEKLIVNYFLKNERDKVNAESVLYPGAFCHFQGEFNPPPLPTNPHMFDYKKHLYERKIHWIITLNNAPINCIKDYKTNIFMDLQKHRQEGIRLILDNTHPTVQSFLIALVFGERRYIDEEVINAYQKLGLIHLLAISGLHVGVLCTTLFFLGIRVGLTKESMYKVLLMFLPIYIHLAGGAPSVWRASIMSFIVILLLIQNKKIAGIDVIGMACTILLFLNPYYLFHVGFQLSFAVSAFLILSHKIIQRTNSYVLQLFFVSIIAQLASFPIIIYHFYEISIWSIFLNVVYVPFFSLFVLPCALMLYISLKFFPVLYPILETVLQYPLAFFNYIAIQFAEIPIGHFLFGKPSILIMLFYYITFIFFCIAVELQRKKLIHFSIVFILLLLFYHWNSPLFNKYGQVTMIDIGQGDAIFIQLPFGKGNYLIDTGGIPSIPREEWRKRRKEFNNGEGVLVQVLKGNGIRKLDKLILTHGHYDHVGNVEMLLKNIDVKNILVPPEFGQDEFEKNILELVRNKGIEVNFVREGDRWRNANFEFLILYPSKKHEDKNDQSIVLLTRLGGLTWLFTGDLEQQGEMDLLSLYPNITADVLKVGHHGSNTSTTEAFLAKLNPSFALIPVGTNNRFGHPHPEVIRRLESRGVQIYRTDENGAIVYRFSNKYGTFSPTLP